In a genomic window of Tripterygium wilfordii isolate XIE 37 chromosome 8, ASM1340144v1, whole genome shotgun sequence:
- the LOC120004351 gene encoding patellin-3-like isoform X1 has translation MAEETQTPAAAPAPATATTEVVPPTEEVVVVEKEQPPVPGAEPEAPENPAIEEAVAEAEKENVAEGDQSITQSISFKEESNVAGELPDPEKKALEELKQLIQGALNKHEFTAPPAPPPAKEEEKPAEPEKVEEKPAEPSVKAEEKKTEEKAVPPTEPSEKAEEKKTEEKVEVKEEDTAVPPAEPAAVAAEPSEKAEEKTELKVEVKEEEKAVPPEAVAVEKVTAVDEDGTKTVEAIEETVVSVATSSAAAAEPETSAPAKESEPAAPAEDPKEPEVPLTPEEIFIWGIPLLQDERSDVILLKFLRARDFRVKDAFTMIKNTVRWRKEFGIEALLDEDLGNELEKVVFMQGFDKENHPVCYNVYGAFEDKELYQNSFSDEEKRVKFLRWRIQFLEQSIRKLDFSPSGINTIVQVNDLKNFPGIFKRDLRNATNQALSLLQDNYPEFVAKQFLTGFWFAKVFINVPWWYLAFNRMISPFLTQRTKSKFVFAGPSKSTETLFKYIAPEQVPVQYGGLSRDGEQEFSTSDPVTEVTIKPTSKHAVELAFTEASHLAWELRVVGWDVSYGAEFVPSAEDGYTVIVSKTRKVTPSDEPVISDSFKTGDPGKVVITIDNQTSKKKKLLYRSKTKTPSD, from the exons ATGGCAGAGGAGACTCAGACTCCAGCAGCAGCGCCAGCCCCAGCGACAGCGACTACTGAAGTAGTGCCACCGacggaggaggtggtggtggtggagaaaGAACAGCCTCCTGTTCCGGGGGCGGAACCTGAGGCACCGGAGAATCCTGCTATTGAAGAAGCTGTGGCAGAGGCAGAGAAGGAAAACGTGGCTGAAGGAGATCAGAGCATCACGCAATCGATCTCTTTCAAGGAAGAGAGTAACGTTGCTGGTGAACTTCCTGATCCGGAAAAGAAGGCTCTGGAAGAGCTTAAACAACTCATTCAAGGTGCTTTGAATAAGCACGAGTTCACTGCTCCACCGGCGCCGCCTCCTGCTAAGGAGGAGGAGAAACCAGCCGAGCCGGAGAAGGTTGAGGAGAAGCCGGCAGAGCCTTCAGTGAAGGCCGAGGAGAAAAAGACAGAGGAGAAGGCTGTTCCTCCAACAGAGCCTTCAGAGAAAGCTGAGGAGAAAAAGACAGAGGAAAAGGTTGAAGTGAAAGAAGAGGATACGGCTGTGCCTCCAGCAGAACCAGCGGCAGTTGCGGCTGAGCCATCAGAGAAGGCTGAGGAAAAGACAGAGTTGAAGGTTGAAGTGAAAGAAGAGGAGAAGGCTGTGCCTCCAGAGGCGGTTGCCGTCGAGAAAGTGACTGCTGTGGACGAGGATGGAACCAAGACAGTGGAGGCAATTGAGGAGACAGTTGTCTCAGTTGCGACTTCCTCTGCCGCTGCCGCGGAGCCAGAGACTTCAGCCCCCGCCAAAGAATCAGAGCCAGCGGCTCCGGCAGAGGACCCAAAAGAACCTGAAGTTCCTCTGACACCAGAAGAAATTTTCATATGGGGAATTCCACTCCTTCAGGATGAGAGGAGCGATGTGATCCTCTTGAAATTCCTGAGAGCCAGGGATTTCAGGGTGAAAGATGCATTCACCATGATCAAGAACACAGTTCGCTGGAGAAAGGAGTTTGGAATCGAGGCTCTTCTCGATGAAGACCTTGGAAATGAGTTGGAGAAGGTAGTGTTCATGCAGGGATTCGATAAGGAAAACCATCCTGTCTGCTACAACGTCTATGGTGCTTTTGAGGACAAGGAATTGTACCAGAATTCCTTCTCCGATGAAGAGAAGCGCGTTAAGTTTCTCAGATGGAGGATTCAGTTCTTGGAGCAGAGTATCAGGAAACTTGATTTCAGTCCCAGTGGAATCAACACTATTGTTCAAGTCAATGATCTCAAAAACTTTCCTGGAATTTTCAAGAGAGATCTCAGGAACGCCACTAACCAGGCCTTGAGTTTGCTACAAGACAACTATCCTGAGTTCGTAGCCAAACAG tTCTTAACTGGGTTTTGGTTTGCGAAGGTTTTCATCAATGTTCCATGGTGGTACCTTGCCTTCAATAGGATGATCAGCCCTTTCTTGACACAGAGGACCAAGAGCAAGTTTGTGTTTGCAGGACCATCCAAATCTACTGAAACCCTTTTCAA GTACATAGCTCCTGAACAAGTACCGGTTCAATATGGAGGACTTAGCAGGGATGGTGAGCAGGAATTCTCTACATCTGACCCTGTAACAGAGGTCACAATCAAGCCAACATCCAAACACGCAGTCGAATTGGCATTTACAGAG GCAAGCCATCTTGCTTGGGAACTCCGAGTGGTCGGTTGGGATGTGAGCTACGGAGCTGAATTCGTGCCGAGTGCAGAGGATGGCTACACAGTCATTGTATCAAAGACTAGGAAGGTCACCCCTAGCGATGAACCGGTCATCTCTGACAGCTTCAAGACTGGTGACCCTGGCAAGGTTGTGATCACCATTGATAACCAAACctccaagaagaagaagctccTTTACAGGTCCAAGACCAAAACTCCATCTGACTGA
- the LOC120004351 gene encoding patellin-3-like isoform X2, protein MAEETQTPAAAPAPATATTEVVPPTEEVVVVEKEQPPVPGAEPEAPENPAIEEAVAEAEKENVAEGDQSITQSISFKEESNVAGELPDPEKKALEELKQLIQGALNKHEFTAPPAPPPAKEEEKPAEPEKVEEKPAEPSVKAEEKKTEEKAVPPTEPSEKAEEKKTEEKVEVKEEDTAVPPAEPAAVAAEPSEKAEEKTELKVEVKEEEKAVPPEAVAVEKVTAVDEDGTKTVEAIEETVVSVATSSAAAAEPETSAPAKESEPAAPAEDPKEPEVPLTPEEIFIWGIPLLQDERSDVILLKFLRARDFRVKDAFTMIKNTVRWRKEFGIEALLDEDLGNELEKVVFMQGFDKENHPVCYNVYGAFEDKELYQNSFSDEEKRVKFLRWRIQFLEQSIRKLDFSPSGINTIVQVNDLKNFPGIFKRDLRNATNQALSLLQDNYPEFVAKQVFINVPWWYLAFNRMISPFLTQRTKSKFVFAGPSKSTETLFKYIAPEQVPVQYGGLSRDGEQEFSTSDPVTEVTIKPTSKHAVELAFTEASHLAWELRVVGWDVSYGAEFVPSAEDGYTVIVSKTRKVTPSDEPVISDSFKTGDPGKVVITIDNQTSKKKKLLYRSKTKTPSD, encoded by the exons ATGGCAGAGGAGACTCAGACTCCAGCAGCAGCGCCAGCCCCAGCGACAGCGACTACTGAAGTAGTGCCACCGacggaggaggtggtggtggtggagaaaGAACAGCCTCCTGTTCCGGGGGCGGAACCTGAGGCACCGGAGAATCCTGCTATTGAAGAAGCTGTGGCAGAGGCAGAGAAGGAAAACGTGGCTGAAGGAGATCAGAGCATCACGCAATCGATCTCTTTCAAGGAAGAGAGTAACGTTGCTGGTGAACTTCCTGATCCGGAAAAGAAGGCTCTGGAAGAGCTTAAACAACTCATTCAAGGTGCTTTGAATAAGCACGAGTTCACTGCTCCACCGGCGCCGCCTCCTGCTAAGGAGGAGGAGAAACCAGCCGAGCCGGAGAAGGTTGAGGAGAAGCCGGCAGAGCCTTCAGTGAAGGCCGAGGAGAAAAAGACAGAGGAGAAGGCTGTTCCTCCAACAGAGCCTTCAGAGAAAGCTGAGGAGAAAAAGACAGAGGAAAAGGTTGAAGTGAAAGAAGAGGATACGGCTGTGCCTCCAGCAGAACCAGCGGCAGTTGCGGCTGAGCCATCAGAGAAGGCTGAGGAAAAGACAGAGTTGAAGGTTGAAGTGAAAGAAGAGGAGAAGGCTGTGCCTCCAGAGGCGGTTGCCGTCGAGAAAGTGACTGCTGTGGACGAGGATGGAACCAAGACAGTGGAGGCAATTGAGGAGACAGTTGTCTCAGTTGCGACTTCCTCTGCCGCTGCCGCGGAGCCAGAGACTTCAGCCCCCGCCAAAGAATCAGAGCCAGCGGCTCCGGCAGAGGACCCAAAAGAACCTGAAGTTCCTCTGACACCAGAAGAAATTTTCATATGGGGAATTCCACTCCTTCAGGATGAGAGGAGCGATGTGATCCTCTTGAAATTCCTGAGAGCCAGGGATTTCAGGGTGAAAGATGCATTCACCATGATCAAGAACACAGTTCGCTGGAGAAAGGAGTTTGGAATCGAGGCTCTTCTCGATGAAGACCTTGGAAATGAGTTGGAGAAGGTAGTGTTCATGCAGGGATTCGATAAGGAAAACCATCCTGTCTGCTACAACGTCTATGGTGCTTTTGAGGACAAGGAATTGTACCAGAATTCCTTCTCCGATGAAGAGAAGCGCGTTAAGTTTCTCAGATGGAGGATTCAGTTCTTGGAGCAGAGTATCAGGAAACTTGATTTCAGTCCCAGTGGAATCAACACTATTGTTCAAGTCAATGATCTCAAAAACTTTCCTGGAATTTTCAAGAGAGATCTCAGGAACGCCACTAACCAGGCCTTGAGTTTGCTACAAGACAACTATCCTGAGTTCGTAGCCAAACAG GTTTTCATCAATGTTCCATGGTGGTACCTTGCCTTCAATAGGATGATCAGCCCTTTCTTGACACAGAGGACCAAGAGCAAGTTTGTGTTTGCAGGACCATCCAAATCTACTGAAACCCTTTTCAA GTACATAGCTCCTGAACAAGTACCGGTTCAATATGGAGGACTTAGCAGGGATGGTGAGCAGGAATTCTCTACATCTGACCCTGTAACAGAGGTCACAATCAAGCCAACATCCAAACACGCAGTCGAATTGGCATTTACAGAG GCAAGCCATCTTGCTTGGGAACTCCGAGTGGTCGGTTGGGATGTGAGCTACGGAGCTGAATTCGTGCCGAGTGCAGAGGATGGCTACACAGTCATTGTATCAAAGACTAGGAAGGTCACCCCTAGCGATGAACCGGTCATCTCTGACAGCTTCAAGACTGGTGACCCTGGCAAGGTTGTGATCACCATTGATAACCAAACctccaagaagaagaagctccTTTACAGGTCCAAGACCAAAACTCCATCTGACTGA
- the LOC120004524 gene encoding protein NRT1/ PTR FAMILY 5.10-like, whose amino-acid sequence MDRVAAANDEEILELEIKAGMDRGTANEEEILELEHDSSVDYKGGGQAVKYSTGGWISALFIIAVELAERFAYYGVSSNLITYLTGSLGESTATAAAGVNLWSGIASLLPLLGGLVADSFLGPYRTIVTATIVYLLGLGMLTLLAVLTSHDCPKNGAKKSCSPPQIHIGLFYFALYIVAIGQGGHKPCVQAFGADQFDGKDPEESKAKSSFFNWWYFSSSVGVIVTLLVLVYIQDNLSWALGFGIPCIAMVAALVIFLLGTKTYRFSAKTKTKHPFVRIGRVFVAAIKNWKITPLAIEFQEEGSGSSPSHISKQFKFLHKALFKPAGVMEDGKGCSITEVEEAKAILRLVPIWVSCLGYGIVFAQSSTFFTKQGVTMDRRLTSSVDIPPATLQIFIATSIALLIPVYDRVFVAIARSVTKKPSGITMLQRIGIGMVLSAMAMVIAALIETKRLNTAQEHGLVNVPKATVPMKIWWLVPQYILFGAADVFTIVGLQEFFYDQVPAELRSMGISFYFSIFGTGSLLSSLLVSVINKASKDSWFDSNLNQAHLDRFYWLLAGLSGAGFGLFLCFAKSYIYKR is encoded by the exons ATGGATCGAGTCGCCGCCGCAAATGATGAAGAAATACTGGAACTGGAAATTAAGGCAGGCATGGATAGAGGCACTGCGAATGAGGAAGAAATACTGGAACTGGAACATGACTCCTCCGTCGACTACAAAGGTGGCGGTCAAGCCGTCAAATATTCCACGGGAGGTTGGATATCGGCTTTGTTCATTATAG CTGTAGAACTGGCTGAGAGATTTGCCTACTACGGCGTCTCTTCCAACCTGATCACATACTTGACGGGTTCACTTGGCGAGTCCACTGCAACTGCGGCTGCCGGGGTTAACTTGTGGTCTGGGATAGCTTCATTGCTGCCCCTGCTTGGTGGTTTGGTGGCTGATTCTTTCCTCGGCCCTTACCGGACTATTGTAACAGCTACCATTGTCTACTTATTG GGACTAGGCATGTTGACTCTGCTTGCAGTGCTTACTTCTCATGACTGCCCAAAAAATGGTGCTAAAAAATCATGTTCTCCTCCTCAAATCCATATAGGTTTGTTCTACTTTGCTTTATACATAGTCGCGATCGGACAAGGTGGACACAAGCCTTGTGTTCAAGCATTCGGAGCAGATCAGTTTGATGGAAAAGACCCAGAAGAGAGCAAAGCCAAAAGCTCATTCTTCAATTGGTGGTACTTCAGTTCATCCGTGGGCGTCATCGTAACGCTTCTGGTGTTGGTCTACATTCAGGATAATCTCAGTTGGGCGCTCGGATTCGGAATCCCCTGTATTGCAATGGTAGCTGCGTTGGTCATTTTCTTGTTGGGAACCAAGACCTATAGATTTAGTGCCAAGACAAAGACAAAACACCCATTTGTGAGAATTGGTCGAGTGTTTGTCGCGGCGATTAAGAACTGGAAAATCACTCCCCTGGCAATAGAATTTCAAGAGGAAGGTTCTGGCTCCTCACCTTCCCACATTTCCAAACAGTTCAA GTTCTTACACAAAGCATTGTTCAAACCAGCTGGTGTTATGGAGGATGGGAAAGGCTGTAGTATCACAGAGGTTGAAGAAGCAAAGGCGATACTGAGGCTCGTTCCAATATGGGTTTCATGCTTGGGTTACGGCATAGTCTTTGCACAATCATCAACCTTCTTTACAAAGCAAGGAGTTACAATGGACAGAAGACTCACTTCAAGCGTCGACATTCCACCTGCGACCCTACAAATTTTCATCGCCACCTCAATTGCTCTCTTGATTCCAGTCTACGATCGAGTTTTCGTTGCGATAGCAAGATCTGTAACTAAGAAACCTTCTGGCATCACCATGCTTCAGAGAATAGGAATTGGTATGGTCTTATCCGCTATGGCCATGGTAATTGCCGCTCTAATCGAGACAAAAAGGCTCAACACAGCGCAAGAACATGGTCTAGTTAACGTACCGAAAGCAACAGTTCCAATGAAAATATGGTGGTTGGTTCCTCAGTACATTCTGTTTGGTGCTGCAGATGTGTTCACCATTGTTGGTTTGCAAGAATTCTTCTATGATCAAGTCCCAGCTGAGTTGAGGAGTATGGGTATTTCCTTTTATTTCAGTATTTTTGGTACAGGGAGCCTCTTAAGCAGCCTGCTTGTCTCTGTGATTAACAAAGCAAGTAAAGATAGCTGGTTTGATAGTAACCTTAACCAGGCACATCTTGATCGCTTCTATTGGTTACTGGCTGGACTAAGTGGTGCAGGTTTTGGTTTGTTCCTGTGTTTTGCTAAATCTTACATTTATAAGAGGTAG